DNA sequence from the Pedobacter sp. W3I1 genome:
TTTCGAAAAAATCAGGCTCAGCATAATGCACACTCTCAGAAGTTTTAATTCTTTCTTTTCCGGATTCATCTTTTACTTTAATGATTCCACCGCCTGCCTGAATAGCAGCAACCTTATCAAATTGTTGCTTAAAATCATTTCGCATAGCCGCCGGAAGTGGTCGGGGCGTGCCTGCAGATTCGAAAAAATTATCAGGTGTTTTCCAACCGCTTATTACCCGGTATATACGTTCTTCGTTTTTAAAATTTTCGTCAAAACTGAGCTGGTAACGGATAAAAATAAAAATGAGGATACAACTCGCCATTCCGATTGAAAGCCCCAAAATATTAATAAACGTATAACCTTTGTTTTTCCAAAGATTTCGCCAGGCGATTTTCAAATTTAATTTAAACATGGATCAAATAATTAGTAAAATGAAATCTGAAAATACTTATGCCAATTTTATACCAAGAGCAAAACAAAACACAAACAACTAAATATCAATAAGATACAAGTAGTCAAAAAGAAAAAATGTCCGTTTATGAACAGTAGCTGTACGGTACCGAACGGAGAATAGTGCTAAGCGTTTGGGTTAAACGATAAATCTGTGCCGATCGCCAAACGCCCTCCGCAGGTCTTACTCGTATTTCAAAGCATCAACAGGATTGGCTTTAACAGCGCTATTTGCCTGGATACTTACGGTTATAATGGTTAACAAAATGGTTAGGCCAGCGCTGATTAAAAAAGGAAAAAGTGGCAGATCAATTCGATATGCAAAAGTTTCGAGCCACTTTTTGGTTAGGATGTACGCCAATGGCCAGGAAATAATATTGGCTATAAGCACCATAACAAAGAATGAACTATTAATGAGTTTAAAAATTTGTAAGTGACTTGCCCCAAGAATTTTCCTTACTGCAATTTCCTTAATCCTGCCAGTAGTAATGTACTTTGCAAAGGCAAATAAACCCAATATTGCAATAAAAATGGTGAGTATAGCCGCAGCAAAAAATACAGATTGCAGTTGTTCTTGTTTTTTAAAAAGCCGGCCATACATTTCATCCAGAAATTGATAGCGGAAATTATCACCATCCAGTTTGTTAATTTCTGGCCATTGTGATTTTAGGGTGCTGAGCACTTCAGACATCCTGCTTTCTTCTATTTTTAGCATAATTTCCGTTTTAGGATTTCCACAAGGATCATTTATCGCGTAAATGGTTGGCTCTACTGCTTTCTCAAATCCAAGTGCTTTAAAATCTTTTATCACCCCTACAATCTTATATTCTTTATTCTGGCAGCCTTTTATGGCTTTACCTATAGGATTGGTTAACCCATATTTTGCTACCGCGGCTTCATTAAGTATAGCGGAGTTTGCTGTATCGGTTTTAAATTCCCTGGAAAATGTCCTGCCTTCTTTAATCCTAATATCTAAGGTTTCGAAATAATCAAAATCTACATCTGTAAAACTTAAACTTTGTTCCTTTCCATCAACAGTATATTTATTTTTTCCACTATCAGAACCATCGGGCAAGGCATTGGCAACCGTAACAGACTTTACGCCTGGAATTTTAGAAATTCTATTCCGTATCGGATCAAATTTACCTGGCGCAATGAAATAGGCCAGGTTTTTAATGTACACCACCTGTTCGGGTTTGAAACCAATATCCTGGGTACGCATGTATTTCAGCTGAGAATTGATAATAAGCAAACCAATAATAAAAACTACCGCCACGCTAAACTGAACCACCAATAAACTGTTGCGTAACCAATAGCTTTGCTTGCTGGTTTGAAAATTGCCTTTTAAAACAAGGGCAGGCTTAAATCCTGATAACACCATGGCAGGATAAATACCAGCTATTAATGTAATAAAAATTAATATAAGGGGCAGCTGCCAAAACAAGGCATTATTGGGTGCCCAAATAGTTAAGTTCACGGCAAACAGGTTATTAAATTTTGGCAGGATGATTTCGGCCATGATCAACCCTAAAATGGTGGATACAAAACACTGGATCAATATTTCTGTTAAAAACTGAAAGGCGAGCTGAAGGCGGTAAGCACCCATTACTTTTTTAACGCCTACTTCTTTT
Encoded proteins:
- a CDS encoding ABC transporter permease, which gives rise to MFKLNLKIALRNLWRNKVIASINIGGLAIALAAFILVTMYFTYETGFDRENPNYNEIYVVGRQLPDFKTNNTPPPLGKAIKAEMPEVVAVGTMKMSYFEFPVTSNNGVVFLSKCLYLDYAAAKMFNIKPNNGLAKPESTTENLFYLSNENYKTLFPHNKNGQPEMVWIGSKSANITGKLSGSIFADPHSNITFDAISLMKEVGTGENYGYNNYSTYIQVKPGTDIKALETKINALYKKEMLKNGADANNESFKNTKTFLDPLKNQHLRPKAGTDANYKVLMALSVLGILILVIACINFTNLSIAQAAKRAKEVGVKKVMGAYRLQLAFQFLTEILIQCFVSTILGLIMAEIILPKFNNLFAVNLTIWAPNNALFWQLPLILIFITLIAGIYPAMVLSGFKPALVLKGNFQTSKQSYWLRNSLLVVQFSVAVVFIIGLLIINSQLKYMRTQDIGFKPEQVVYIKNLAYFIAPGKFDPIRNRISKIPGVKSVTVANALPDGSDSGKNKYTVDGKEQSLSFTDVDFDYFETLDIRIKEGRTFSREFKTDTANSAILNEAAVAKYGLTNPIGKAIKGCQNKEYKIVGVIKDFKALGFEKAVEPTIYAINDPCGNPKTEIMLKIEESRMSEVLSTLKSQWPEINKLDGDNFRYQFLDEMYGRLFKKQEQLQSVFFAAAILTIFIAILGLFAFAKYITTGRIKEIAVRKILGASHLQIFKLINSSFFVMVLIANIISWPLAYILTKKWLETFAYRIDLPLFPFLISAGLTILLTIITVSIQANSAVKANPVDALKYE